In a single window of the Dreissena polymorpha isolate Duluth1 chromosome 3, UMN_Dpol_1.0, whole genome shotgun sequence genome:
- the LOC127873109 gene encoding nose resistant to fluoxetine protein 6-like — protein sequence MILLGKLFTVCLAFTYVRSETEIDLTNVGLPVKFPLNAGDRLNVELFVHLRKALTTLKESAIDSGQFLHDVKSTAVGQQCAEDVGYLFNDTSVLMLYLDAFGKDADGLLQQNWFWAGDMKECSNIPAVYNNITKHMILSRYMVVAFYWNAQPVFKNTGKTIVTGVCVPRSCNESDVPQVVNYGIHKYVPNLTAVLSVKADNKKLDIGAVTFLSITGVLCAVILIATIVDYVVSDNGPVNVINKTEHETSELPYSEHHDDRSRLLSGDLFASNDTELSAQFSRMTFFKVVQIFSVYTNGKKLFGTETAVGPLSCLNGMRVVSMWWVITGHTYAFVNTFVDNNLEAAKLITRFSFQPILNGSFSVDTFFFLSGLLVTYLAVKEIKEKRVFSWVYYVFHRYWRLTPIYAFVIFYYAYVYIFTVNGPWHFLFNLPDNGLIDYRRGLDLCKKYWWTNLLYINNFYPNNGSLSGTCLGWGWYLANDMQFYIIIGPLLLLPIWITYIYQHKITDITKKVLRLTSLIVAVVLVIACVAIRFGLTYYYGIFDLFLGQPTKHKDEAYAISGPLYVRPYARCSVYVIGMLTGYVLASKRNRIVIHRLLAFIGWCFAFGVGLAVIYGQYYYYHRLLEPNPPHMTQLQSAFYISLSRTAWALCLAWVVFACVAGKGGAINDILSWKIWAPLGRLTYAAYLVHPIVIFTYYLSLPKAIHFSDIEMVSICVSMLVVSYVVAFVVSMIVEAPMIQLEKFLLPRLKIRARIQNRFPNLLSGSD from the coding sequence ATGATTCTTCTGGGTAAACTTTTCACTGTCTGTTTGGCATTTACATATGTAAGAAGTGAGACGGAGATTGATTTGACAAATGTAGGTCTACCTGTTAAATTTCCACTTAATGCTGGAGACAGGCTGAATGTGGAACTTTTTGTACATTTAAGAAAAGCACTGACAACACTGAAAGAAAGTGCTATAGACTCTGGACAGTTTCTGCATGATGTAAAATCCACAGCAGTCGGACAACAATGCGCTGAAGATGTTGGGTATCTGTTTAATGATACAAGTGTACTGATGCTGTATTTGGATGCTTTCGGCAAAGATGCGGATGGTCTTTTACAACAGAACTGGTTTTGGGCTGGCGACATGAAAGAATGTTCAAACATTCCAGCTgtatataacaatataacaaaacatatgaTTTTAAGTAGGTATATGGTCGTGGCTTTCTATTGGAATGCACAGCCAGTTTTCAAAAATACCGGTAAGACCATCGTGACGGGAGTCTGTGTTCCAAGATCATGCAATGAATCAGATGTTCCACAGGTTGTTAATTATGGCATTCATAAGTATGTACCGAATTTAACAGCAGTCTTGTCAGTTAAGGCGGATAATAAAAAACTGGACATCGGAGCTGTAACGTTTCTTTCAATAACTGGAGTGCTATGCGCTGTAATCCTGATAGCAACTATAGTGGATTATGTTGTGTCAGACAATGGTCCAGTGAATGTTATCAATAAGACAGAACATGAGACGTCGGAACTTCCGTATAGTGAGCACCACGATGATCGGTCAAGGTTACTGTCAGGGGATCTTTTTGCTTCAAATGACACTGAACTCTCTGCACAGTTTTCCAGGATGACATTTTTTAAGGTTGTGCAAATATTTTCTGTGTATACCAATGGTAAGAAGTTATTTGGAACCGAGACTGCAGTTGGGCCGTTGTCATGTCTGAATGGTATGCGAGTTGTAAGCATGTGGTGGGTAATCACTGGACACACCTATGCATTTGTTAATACATTTGTGGACAATAATTTAGAAGCAGCAAAGCTCATTACCAGGTTTAGTTTCCAGCCAATTCTCAACGGTTCTTTCTCAGTTGACACCTTCTTTTTTCTGAGTGGATTACTCGTCACATACCTTGCCGTGAAGGAGATCAAGGAGAAAAGGGTGTTTAGTTGggtttattatgtttttcatcGCTATTGGCGACTGACTCCCATCTATGCatttgtgatattttattatgcGTATGTATATATTTTCACAGTAAATGGACCCTGGCACTTTCTGTTCAACCTACCCGATAATGGACTAATTGATTACAGGCGTGGTCTGGACCTTTGCAAAAAATACTGGTGGACCAATTTGCTCTACATCAACAACTTTTATCCAAACAACGGCAGCCTTTCTGGTACATGTCTGGGTTGGGGATGGTATTTAGCAAACGATATGCAGTTTTACATTATCATCGGTCCACTGTTGCTACTTCCAATTTGGATTACTTACATATATCAGCACAAAATCACAGACATCACTAAGAAAGTTCTCAGACTGACGTCGTTAATTGTTGCAGTGGTATTGGTAATTGCATGCGTAGCTATACGGTTCGGACTGACATACTACTATGGTATTTTTGACTTATTTCTAGGACAGCCCACTAAGCATAAAGACGAAGCCTACGCTATAAGCGGTCCCTTGTATGTCCGCCCATACGCACGGTGCTCAGTGTATGTCATAGGAATGTTGACTGGGTATGTCCTTGCCTCTAAAAGAAACCGCATTGTTATTCATCGTTTGCTTGCGTTCATTGGTTGGTGTTTCGCTTTTGGAGTGGGCCTCGCTGTCATCTATGGACAATATTACTATTATCACCGTCTGTTGGAGCCGAATCCCCcacatatgacccagcttcagtCTGCTTTTTATATATCGCTCAGTCGCACCGCGTGGGCGCTGTGCCTCGCCTGGGTTGTTTTCGCATGTGTTGCCGGCAAAGGTGGGGCAATCAATGACATCCTCTCCTGGAAAATATGGGCACCTCTAGGACGTCTGACTTACGCTGCATACCTGGTACACCCTATAGTGATCTTTACCTACTATTTGTCGCTGCCCAAAGCTATTCACTTCTCGGACATTGAGATGGTGTCCATCTGTGTTTCAATGTTGGTGGTGTCGTATGTGGTTGCTTTCGTTGTTTCTATGATTGTGGAAGCCCCCATGATTCAGCTAGAGAAATTCTTGCTTCCACGTCTAAAGATAAGGGCTAGAATTCAGAATAGATTCCCAAATTTGTTATCTGGAAGTGACTAA